The stretch of DNA CATGTTATTGTTTGTACGTACAACATGTATCATTATATCAAAATGTGTCAGTCCGGCCTGTCCCAGCCAAGATTCACCGAATAACCACAAAATCTTTACAGATGAtaaactatttacacaaaaagtcatgAATCTGTATGAACGTTATGTACGATGAAGTTAATTAAGAGTCTACAAGAAAGTAAGTATgactgtaaattttatttaaagtcggaaCATACACATATACTTTAACCGCTCTATAACCGACTATCATATAAAAACCGCAATGTATGAACGTTACACAATTAGAGATGAACGTTTCACAAATGCACGTTATCTGATCTACACAATTATACACGATTGacgaacgcacgatacacggttaagaatgaatgattgatgaacgcacgatacacgcacgatacacggttaagaatgaatgtttgatgagcgcacgatacacgcacgatacacgattaagaatacacgatgcacgcacgttacacggaaaatacacggaacgatgaatgatgaacgcacgattggtacacgcacgatacacgcacgatgcacgcacgcaacacgcacgatacacgatgaacgcacggaataatggtcagtttgaattttagaaggtctgtatCATCGATTTTTGTGCTCTTCTTATCAGTAGTTTTGTGTAGTCATGCATGATATCaaaatgtaacatttttatttttattacagatTTGGTACTTTTAATGTCTTTGATTTAAATTGACAATCAGAATAAATCTGATATGAACGTTATTGATTATCTTCAAAATTACAGCAATGGTTCAATGgcatttcatggttttgttttaGAATAATGAGAAACTATGTCAAACATCTTGTAAatctgtttagaaaaaaaatagagtCTGAGAGAGCATAGTCTATCTTCCGAGAACTTACCCGATTGCTGTATGACTTTGACATCAGGGTCCGTTGAAAATAAAGTTGCAACATCTGCGTCCGGTAATGTCTTCAACCAAAGACGTTCTATTCTTTCAACCGGCCAGTCAGAACTGGTTCCAGTGTAAAACATTTCAGCcgttatttgtaaataatttttgcTTGTAGTAGTATACGGCCTCCAAACGACTGTCGGATTTACTGTTGGGTAACTAGGAAAAATAACGAAAAAACATTATAGAATACATGCTCATTACATTAGCAGAACAAGTTTTGTTGTGTACATTCGTATTGTGTTACAGTTTTGCATAATGTTACTTTTATGACTATTttatatatcttcaaattttaaataaaataaataacaagctTTGGTAATTCTCAATAACTCCGCTTAATGATTCGAGCGATAACACGTGTGTGTTTTAGTTTGTATCTAATAAAATTGAACAGTTTCTTAAAGTAAAATGTAGGCAGATTGTACGAGTACAGTCCGACTGACTGTACGAGTACAGTCTGATtgaatgggtattttttttaagtacgcatacggtccaaatactcatttGTTCTGGAACAGTTATATTAAAagtaataatacataaattaatacaacTTACCCATGATACAAGAAAGTTCGTACTACTTGATTTATTCCAGCTGAAATTGCTACTGGAAGTTGACACGACGCTGTGTTTTGGTTGGTTAATATACACGCTATATTGGTGGTTTGCATACTCATTGAACTTTCAGAAAAAGACGTTCCGTCAACATCGAAATTCACAAAATTTAGAAATGTCAATCCAGTTCGACTGTGATGATTAGCCAATGATATTATAGCTGACGTCATTAGGTCGTTAAGTAACAATCTTACTGCTTTACAGAAGTTAAATAAACGGTTCGAAAATTGTGGAAAATAATATGATTGTAATACGTTCTCTAACAGATGATTATTATGTCTATACCTCTCTTTTGAAACATGAGAAACAACATTATTAAAGATTTCTTTACATGATGTGTCATTTTCAGTTCTGTTTGTTAACATTGGAATCAACAAATCTGACTTAAAAGCTAAATAATCACAATGCAAGAAGCTTGTAACGATATGGGAGTCAATACTTATCACATGACCGTCGTATACAGGGCGAAAAGGGTGCCACAAATGTTCGGTTAATTCATGTGATAAGTTATACAGATTTTCTATTCCAGCACTTCTCAGGCATACCCAAACTATGTGTTCAACGGGTAAATTATTGGTTGATTTAATACTCCCGCAAAGGTTTTCTAGTCTTGTACGATggctttcaaaattaaaattatatccaGCAATGGGATTTAAATACGACTCTCCGTCATACGAAATAGCTCTGTTGAAAAAATATCTACTACGAGGGCTCATCAAATGTACTGATGCCATGATTTGGTCTGCAACAAGTAATATATTATCCGGATTCCCACTGAAATCTTTGATGTTATTTTTTATCCACTTTAAGGCAGCTATTTGATCTAAAATTCCTAAATTTTCTTTAATATGTCCTCTCATTGAATAAAATCCGAATATTCCCAAGCGGTAGTTCATCGTCACAATTACCGCATCAAGTGTTTTTGCAAGTTCAACGCCATTTATGTAATTGCCCGACCCAGAAATAAAATTCCCCGAAtgtatcaaaacaataacgggaATGTTCCGGTTTTCCTTTAAGAAAAGCATTGGCTTAAAAATATTAAGTGTCAAGCAATCTTCGTCTCCAACGAAAGTTTTGTTATCTATTGTAGAACTCTGAATACATACAGAACCATAACCAGAAGCAATAAAAACATCTTTCCATGGCAACACAGGTACAGGAGGTTCAAACCTTTGACTTCCTGTTGGAGGCTTAGCATACGGAATTCCTCTAAAGACAGCTACTTCAGAACTTCCTGATAAAACCTTGATTCCTTGCAATGGTCCGATATCCAATTTAACTACAACTTTAGAAGTCCTACCAGCATCTACCATGCAGTAGAAAACTTGGATACAGCCATAAATATAAAGCAACCAGTCCATTTTTCTAATTAATTCAATCAATTTACAAGTATTGCATGTTCtttactgaaataaaaattaagtATTATATGTTATAAGATCAGATTACAACAATGTTTAACGAGAAATTTTCTACTTCATAGATTTTGAcatgttttggaaaatttaaaacaacctTTAATGTTAAGAAATACATGAACACATTAATACTCCTTTTTCCttgaaaaaactaaatataatctACAGATCTGTAATATTAGGGAAAGTGTTTACATTTAAACATCAAAGAAACAGCAAATCAAGTTTTTGACATCTCTTTACTGATCATGTCTGTACCTTCTTACATGGGAAAGGGAAGTACTGACATTAAACCGAATCAGAATACGGGAAGAACGTTCGGAAATAATTTTCTTATCCAAACAATTGAACCGATATCTCTAACTTAATAATGAAAAAGGAAGAAAGCGTACGACACTGCCCGCGCCATCTTAATGACACACAGTAATGCTGATTCAATTTGATATCTGAAAGAGTGACACACCAAACAAATAAAGACATTTTTGCATACAACTTCCCAGTTTGATTTCGAAGTCAAGTGGAGAGATGTTTCCCGTACTAAGTCAATCTTGTATTTGCACGCCTGTGATGGCATACGAGTTTTTAAGAGAACGACCATTTTACTTCAAGGGGCGGGGGGATggtttttcctaaaaaaaaaatattttgatccccaatttgatgaaaaaatattctggtcaatCAGATcgcaattttttttctgaattcacATTTTCCCCATATTttaaagtgttaaattttgaaaaagaaaaaaataatttgatagaTGCATTGAAAAACTATTAAAAGAATATCTgactataagaaaaaaaaacgtagtTTTGGACAGTTACTTTCGTAGTAAACTAGATTTTTTCTATCAGAAATCAACACAAATCTTAATCGAATTTCATAGACGCAATTACAAatatacattgtctcgaaataaaCCAAAAAACGAAATATTAATAGACTTTAGAAGCAGGTAGAAATGTGTATACCATTAATATAAGTTGACTGCGTAAATAGCATGGTTGCAGTATAAATTCGTAAACAACACGAACATAAATTATGTCTTTATCCAAATACGTAAACAtcaaaatacaacaaataacacCTTGACCGGTTATTTTCCATATGAAGGGGGAATGGAATGATCAACAATTATCGTTAACAAATTGTCATCTCATAAACATGACGtctgttgtctgtttttcttttgataCAAGTTGTTCgttattttttatcattcttgATATTGAATAAGTTTTCTTTTCACCTACACAAAAGCTAATTGCTTAAGAGTCCCATTTGTGTATGAATGACCGAAGGGctaacaaaacatttattagaaGATTCAATACACATGTACGTATGTAGAAGatgtcaaatacatgtacataatggtGATACAATTAAATGTGTACTGTAG from Mytilus galloprovincialis chromosome 2, xbMytGall1.hap1.1, whole genome shotgun sequence encodes:
- the LOC143063620 gene encoding carboxylesterase 4A-like is translated as MDWLLYIYGCIQVFYCMVDAGRTSKVVVKLDIGPLQGIKVLSGSSEVAVFRGIPYAKPPTGSQRFEPPVPVLPWKDVFIASGYGSVCIQSSTIDNKTFVGDEDCLTLNIFKPMLFLKENRNIPVIVLIHSGNFISGSGNYINGVELAKTLDAVIVTMNYRLGIFGFYSMRGHIKENLGILDQIAALKWIKNNIKDFSGNPDNILLVADQIMASVHLMSPRSRYFFNRAISYDGESYLNPIAGYNFNFESHRTRLENLCGSIKSTNNLPVEHIVWVCLRSAGIENLYNLSHELTEHLWHPFRPVYDGHVISIDSHIVTSFLHCDYLAFKSDLLIPMLTNRTENDTSCKEIFNNVVSHVSKERYRHNNHLLENVLQSYYFPQFSNRLFNFCKAVRLLLNDLMTSAIISLANHHSRTGLTFLNFVNFDVDGTSFSESSMSMQTTNIACILTNQNTASCQLPVAISAGINQVVRTFLYHGYPTVNPTVVWRPYTTTSKNYLQITAEMFYTGTSSDWPVERIERLWLKTLPDADVATLFSTDPDVKVIQQSVGMSWGLTEQQLEALIFSLVLLCLVLICVTLTLFRIVCFVNGKTFYTKKKAQPKKGVVLTDTKKKRDTTGSFGCKVFHTQESISLNRRTSEHADIDA